DNA sequence from the Archangium lipolyticum genome:
CCCGGTGCAGGCGGCCATCGCCGAGTCCCGCCGTCTGCGCCAGGCGGAGAAGGTGGACGTGGTGGTGGTGCTCGCCGCGGTTCCCTACGTGGAGGCCATCAAGCTCTCCACCCAGGGGGGCGATGCCATGGACTTCATCGTGCAGTCGCACGAGGGCCGGACCCAGGGCGCGGCGCAGCGCAACGACTACGCCACCCTGGTCGCCCCGGGGGAGCGGGGCCGTCAGCTCGCCCGCCTGGAGCTCTCCCTGGATGGGGGGAAGGGGCCCTTCGTGGACCTCTCCGAGGCGGATCGGGCCCGGGAGAACCTGAGGATCCTCGACGACAACATCCAGCAGGCCCGGAAGCGGATGGCGACCATGAAGGACGAGGCGGCCCGGAACGCGCTCCAGGAAGCCGTGGCCAACTTCGAGGCCCGGCGGAAGGTGCTGGCGGCGCAGGTGGGGGAGGGCACCCAGGCGGCCAGGCGCACCCACCGCCTCACGTACATCC
Encoded proteins:
- a CDS encoding bifunctional UDP-sugar hydrolase/5'-nucleotidase, which encodes MLLLDAGNALFKSSNPGGDPTEKARAQLLLEQMNALGTAAMAVGLRDLTLGTDFLVKATQGPNAKMKLLSANLVDAAGKPLFPASTVQTVNGVKVGLVGISPEGPVATQKGVVGRPPVQAAIAESRRLRQAEKVDVVVVLAAVPYVEAIKLSTQGGDAMDFIVQSHEGRTQGAAQRNDYATLVAPGERGRQLARLELSLDGGKGPFVDLSEADRARENLRILDDNIQQARKRMATMKDEAARNALQEAVANFEARRKVLAAQVGEGTQAARRTHRLTYIQLGSQVADDAELKKRVERIEPPGSASH